In Streptacidiphilus sp. P02-A3a, the DNA window CCGCTGTTCATCGACCAGCCGGTGACCCACGGCGCCGGGCTCGTGCTGGAGGTCGCCGGGGTCGTCGCCGGTTTCCTCGGCGGCATGGCCGCCCTCAGCGTGATGACCGTCTACCGCAGTCCGCGGACCGGAAAACCGGTCAGCCATGCCACGACCCCGTACGCACTGCTGTGGACCGCCGTCATCGGCGCGCGGGCCGCGTTCTCCTACGGCTCGTTCCACTGGTTCCCGCACCAGCTGGAGCACTGGTGCGTGACCAACCGGGTGACGGCCGCCGGCATCACCGACGCGCTGATCTTCATGGCTGTCGCCATGACCCTGACCCGCACCATCGGCCTGGGGACCAGGGCCGCCGCGCTGGCCCCGGCCACCAGGACCGCCCGGGTCCGCGCCACCGCCTGACAACCCGGAACCCACACCGGTCCGACCCGAGAGGAAGTACGCACAGTGAGCGGAACCTTTGACAGCCTCCTGATCGTCGCCGCGGTGGGCTATGTGATGGCCCGCCGGGTGATCGGCGAACCCGCGCAGGGCAAACGCATGCTCCTGCTGCCCGTGGTACTGGTCGCCATGGGACTGTCGGACGTCTCCAAGGCCGGGCACGATCCGGCCGCCGTCGGCTACCTGATCGCCTCGGCCGCGGTCAGTGTCGTGCTCGGGGCGATGCGCGGGGCCAGCACCCGGCTGTCGGCCAAGGACGGCATCGTCTACGTCCACTACCGCGGGCTGACCATCCTGCTGTGGGCCGTGAACCTGGCCGTCAAGTTCGGCGCCAACGCCGCCTTCGAGCACCTCGACCGGACCGCCGCCACCGCCGCGGGCAACAGCCTGCTGCTCACCCTGGGCGCCGGCATGCTCTTCGAGGGACTGGTCACCCTCAGCCGCGCCCTGCGCACCGACCACCAGGTCATCTGGTCCAAGGGGAAAGACGGCCAGCCCCACCGGACCTCCCCGTTCCTGGACGGCATGCAGAGCCGTATGACCCACGACATGACCCACGACATGACCCACGACGGCTGGCCCCGGGACTCCCGCTCCGAGGGCACGCTCTCCGCCCTCACGAACGCCCTGCGCTCGGCCCGCAACCACGACTCGCCCAACGACAGCTGGTACGACCACGGGCACTGAGGGCCGCCGCCCCGGAGCCGACACGAGGAACCGCCCCAGCGTCCGCTCGACCACATTCCCTCCAGCAAAAGGAGTCAGTCGTGAGATCCCATGGCCTCGTCCCCCTGCTGGACCGCTGGCAGTGGCAAGCCGACGCTGCCTGTCGGGGGATGGCCTCCGCGGTGTTCTTCCCACCCAGCGGCGAACGCGGTCACGCCCGGCGACTTCGTGAACAGCGGGCCCTGCGCGTCTGCCGGAGCTGCCCGGTCCGCGAACAGTGCGCGAGCTTCGCCCAGTCGACCCAGCAGCCCTTCGGCATCTGGGGTGGCCTGACGGAACGTCAACTGGTGACCCACGCAACGACGCCGGACGCCCCCGACGCGTCGTGACGACGCTCGGCGGAGCAGTCCGTCGGGACGCCGTCGACCCGTACGTCGAGTACCGCGTCCGGCAACACCCCTGTCACGTAGACATCTTCGGAGGAACTCCATGGTTCGCTTGGCTCGCTGGTGCTTCGAACACCGCAGGAGGGTCGTAGCCGGATGGCTGCTGGCACTCGTGGTCACGGTGGGGCTCAGCGGTTCGGTCGGCAGTAGCTTCAACTCCGACTTCAACCTCCCGAACACCGACTCGCAGGCGGCGGTCAGCCTGCTGACCGAGAACTTCCCGACCGCCTCCGGTGAGGGCGACCAGGTCGTGATCCAGACGACGCGGGGAAGCTCCGTGCGGTCCGCCGCGGTACGGGCCGCCGCGGTCGCGGCGCTGGCCGAGGTGGCCGAGGTGCCCGGCGTCGAGGCCGTCGGCAGTCCCTACGGCCCCGCGGGCGCGGCACAGATCAGCCGTACCGGCACCGTCGCCTTCGCCACCGTCACCTGGGACAAGCCCGCCAACAAGGTGACCTCCGCCAACGCGAAGGCGCTGATCACGGCTGCCCGGTCGGCTGACAGCGCCACCGTGCGCGTCTCCCTCGCCGGACCGTCCATAGCGAACGAGGAGAGTGCGGGTCCCGGACTGTCGGTGGCCGTCGGTGTCGTCGCCGCCCTGGTCATCCTGCTGATCGTCTTCGGCGGGGCACTGTTCTCCTCGCTGATGCCGCTGCTCGCCGCCGTCCTCGCGCTGGTGATCGGCACCTCCCTGATCAGCCTGCTCACCCACGCCATGAACGTGGCCGACGTCTCCTCCGACCTCGCCGTCCTGATCGGCCTGGGCGTCGGCGTCGACTACGGGCTGTTCATCATCAGCCGCCACCGCAGCGCGGTGAAGGCCGGCCTCTCCTACCAGGACGCGGCCGCCCAGGCGGTGAACACCTCCGGCCGAACCGTCCTGTTCGCCGGCCTCACCGTCTGCATCGCCCTGCTCGGCCAGTTCGCCCTGGGAGTCAGCTTCCTGTACGGCCTGTCACTGTCCTCCGCCATCGCGGTGACCCTGACCATGGCCA includes these proteins:
- a CDS encoding DUF1453 domain-containing protein, with the translated sequence MSGTFDSLLIVAAVGYVMARRVIGEPAQGKRMLLLPVVLVAMGLSDVSKAGHDPAAVGYLIASAAVSVVLGAMRGASTRLSAKDGIVYVHYRGLTILLWAVNLAVKFGANAAFEHLDRTAATAAGNSLLLTLGAGMLFEGLVTLSRALRTDHQVIWSKGKDGQPHRTSPFLDGMQSRMTHDMTHDMTHDGWPRDSRSEGTLSALTNALRSARNHDSPNDSWYDHGH
- a CDS encoding WhiB family transcriptional regulator, with the protein product MRSHGLVPLLDRWQWQADAACRGMASAVFFPPSGERGHARRLREQRALRVCRSCPVREQCASFAQSTQQPFGIWGGLTERQLVTHATTPDAPDAS